In Leifsonia sp. ZF2019, a genomic segment contains:
- a CDS encoding universal stress protein yields MTETPIAAIDDQIHPGGRIVVGVDGSASSLSALRRGARIAERLDCRLVGVTVWEFPASWPGYQMSGWSPEADARSIADEASADVFGPAAPAWYSSVIRSGSTARQLIAESEGAEMLIVGSRGLGGFTGLLLGSVSRACVEHADCPVLVIH; encoded by the coding sequence ATGACCGAGACACCGATCGCCGCGATCGACGACCAGATCCACCCGGGTGGAAGGATCGTCGTCGGCGTCGACGGCTCTGCCTCATCGCTGTCGGCGCTGCGGCGGGGCGCACGCATCGCCGAGCGGCTCGATTGCCGTCTCGTGGGGGTGACCGTGTGGGAGTTTCCCGCGTCCTGGCCCGGCTATCAGATGTCGGGCTGGTCGCCGGAAGCGGATGCGCGCAGCATTGCGGACGAGGCTTCGGCGGACGTCTTCGGCCCGGCGGCACCCGCGTGGTACTCGTCGGTGATCCGGAGCGGGTCCACCGCGCGGCAGCTGATCGCCGAATCCGAGGGCGCAGAGATGTTGATCGTCGGCAGCCGAGGACTGGGCGGCTTCACCGGCCTCCTTCTCGGCTCCGTGTCGCGGGCCTGCGTCGAGCACGCGGATTGCCCCGTGCTCGTCATCCACTGA
- a CDS encoding universal stress protein, giving the protein MPGTIMVAVDGDPSHRGAVEWAAARAIRDRARLVLVFVIERSWGDALDEPSPALRAAGEAILADVLGHTAAISDAATRLCYGHVGAELVSESEDADLLVVGTGRGTDRDRPFRGSLAVRVAAAAACTVAVVPHDWTGGGLGVAVGVDGQPPSEAAVAFAAEEAFRLRERLDIVCAGFSANPLLTGLVPEVSVGDHRERIVRSAAEFARELRNDLDIATTVVEAAPADGLVNAARGHRLLVVGTHERCGVQRLMLGSVAHDVLLNVRAPVVVARNRRDT; this is encoded by the coding sequence ATGCCCGGAACGATCATGGTCGCTGTCGACGGTGACCCGAGTCATCGCGGCGCCGTGGAGTGGGCCGCCGCACGTGCGATCCGCGATCGGGCGCGGCTCGTCCTCGTGTTCGTGATCGAGCGCTCGTGGGGTGACGCGCTGGACGAGCCGTCGCCGGCGCTCCGGGCAGCGGGCGAGGCGATCCTCGCGGACGTGCTCGGGCACACGGCGGCGATCTCGGATGCCGCGACGCGTCTGTGCTACGGCCATGTCGGCGCGGAGCTCGTGTCCGAGTCGGAGGACGCAGATCTCCTCGTCGTGGGGACCGGGCGCGGGACGGACCGCGATCGCCCGTTCCGGGGTTCGCTCGCCGTCCGCGTCGCCGCTGCGGCAGCGTGCACGGTCGCGGTCGTCCCGCATGACTGGACAGGGGGAGGACTCGGCGTGGCCGTCGGCGTGGATGGCCAGCCACCGTCGGAGGCGGCCGTCGCGTTCGCGGCCGAGGAAGCATTCCGACTGCGCGAGCGCCTGGACATCGTCTGCGCAGGTTTCAGCGCGAATCCGTTGCTCACGGGCCTCGTCCCGGAAGTGTCGGTCGGCGACCACCGCGAACGCATCGTGCGCTCAGCGGCCGAGTTCGCCCGGGAGCTGCGGAATGATCTCGACATCGCCACGACGGTGGTGGAGGCGGCCCCGGCGGACGGACTGGTGAATGCCGCCCGGGGTCATCGCCTGCTCGTCGTGGGTACGCATGAGCGGTGCGGCGTCCAACGGCTCATGCTCGGCTCGGTCGCTCATGATGTGCTCCTGAACGTGCGGGCTCCTGTCGTGGTCGCGCGCAACCGGCGCGACACGTGA